The window TGGTCCAGGTCCTGGGGAGCCTTGTGGACCCCGTGGGCCGGGTGGAGGCCCTGGCCCTGGCCTTCGTCCCCCTGGAGGCCTGGAAAAGCCCTTCAGGGCGCACCTACACCCTGGGCTGGCGCCTCGAGGGCCCGGGGCTCCGCCTCACCCTTCGCCCCCTCTTCCGGGAGGGGGAGATCCTCTCCCGCACCACCCGGGTGGCCTACTGGGAGGGGCCGGTGGCGGGGGAGGGGGTCCTCGAGGGGGGTCCGGTGCGGGCCAAGGGCATGGGGGAGTTCGTGGCCGGGCCCCTCCTACCCTAAGCATGCTATACTAAAGGTGGTTTAGTGCTCGGGTGATATTTATGGGCTTACGCGTGCTCGGCGTTAACGCATCGGCACGGACGGACGGGTTTACGGCGGAGCTTCTGGACGAGGTCTTGGAGGCCGCCAGGCGGAAGGGCGCTAGCACCGAGCGGCTGGACCTGGTGCGGCATCCCTTTCCCCTGTGCGCGGGAAACTACTCCCTGGACCCTGCCTCCTGCGGTCCGGAAACCTGCGTGCAGGGGCCCTGGGATGGCTTTGGCAAGGTGGCGGAGCGGATCCTAAACGCGGACGCCGTGGTCTTCGCCACCCCGGTGTACTGGTTTAGCGCCTCCGCCCGGATGAAGGCCCTTCTGGAGCGCATGACCTCCATGGAGAACCAGGGCCTCCTCAACCTGGGCAAGCCCATGGCCCTCCTGGCGGTGGCCGAGGAGGAGGGCGCCGCGCAGGCCCTCTCCCAGATGCTCCTGCCCCTCTCCTACATGGGCTTCGTCCTCGCCCCCCTGGGCCTGGTCTACGCCCACCGGCGGGATCTGAAGGGACTGAAGGA of the Thermus islandicus DSM 21543 genome contains:
- a CDS encoding flavodoxin family protein, with the translated sequence MGLRVLGVNASARTDGFTAELLDEVLEAARRKGASTERLDLVRHPFPLCAGNYSLDPASCGPETCVQGPWDGFGKVAERILNADAVVFATPVYWFSASARMKALLERMTSMENQGLLNLGKPMALLAVAEEEGAAQALSQMLLPLSYMGFVLAPLGLVYAHRRDLKGLKENPELLEDARIAGENLVLLAERLGGTRFQEPLPSYLYRLPKVPSAAAD